Proteins encoded by one window of Dietzia sp. B32:
- a CDS encoding ATP-dependent helicase, with the protein MSVALDRFHPATVSWFRGAFGEPTAAQSGAWAALAGGAHTLVVAPTGSGKTLSAFLAALDGLLLGPSEPDPGGSIASTRASGPGTRVLYISPLKALAVDVERNLRAPLAGIAREAAALGVQTPDVTVGIRTGDTPPDERRRQRARPPHVLVTTPESLFLLLTSAARETLTGVDTVIIDEIHAVAGSKRGAHLALSLERLDEMLDAPAQRVGLSATVRPHSEVARFLAGERPVTVVAPRSDKRFELSVRVPVEDMADLSASAPEVSAPPGTPGQGSIWPHVERQVVDLVTAHRSTIVFVNSRRLAERLTARLNEIHAEDTDPGSLPAPPARPPAQVMVPSEVSRGAPPELAMAHHGSVSKERRALIEDALKSGRLRAVVATSSLELGIDMGAVDLVIQVESPPSVASGLQRVGRAGHQVGEVSRAVVFPKHRADLVHSAVTVERMLEGAIEELSVIANPLDVLAQQTVAACALEPIDVEEWFSAVRRTAPYQGLPRPAFEATLDMLAGKYPSADFAELRPRLVWDRDAGTLTGRPGAQRLAVTSGGTIPDRGLFGVFMVGEKAARVGELDEEMVYESRVGDVFALGASSWRVEEITHDRVLVTPAPGGTGRLPFWLGDDQGRPAELGRALGGFLREVAGGTDAEVAARLDSAGLDTNAATNLRRFLTEQREATGHVPSDTTLVVERFRDEVGDWRVVLHSPFGARVHWPWAEAVRARLAAAHGFDAVPVVSDDGIILRVPDMGDDGEASARPGAETFAIGAEEAVDLVTRHVGGSALFASRFRECSARALLFPRLDPGRRAPLWQQRQKSAQLLDVARRYPDFPMILEAVRECLQDVYDVPALERILNEIASRTVRIVEVDTPGASPFAQSLLFDYVGAFLYEGDSPLAEKRAAALAIDPSLLGQLLGRVELRELLDIEVLDSIERRLQHLEPERAARDAEAVVDLLRLLGPLTAAEIAARSADPAAVPAWLDSLAEAWRVVTVEHSGRTWWAGVEDVARLRDGLGVPPPPGVPSAFLGDVDDPLGELIRRFARTHGPFTVDAVAERFGLGVAVARGVLDRLTSSGVLLAGEFRPGSTGPEWCDAEVLRHIRRRSLAALRSQIEPVSHSALGRFLPGWQSLGTGAGAESGVDGVLAVIEQLDGLALPASALEPLVLALRVRDYSPTMLDELLAGGEVIWSGRGRAGSRDGWVSLHPADSAGATLPLDRPQPEGPVHLAVVDSLRGGALFFRDIVARVKEATAPTDTITEAVVRDALWDLVWDGVVTNDTLAPLRAVLAGGGSSGSGTAHRSPRASARPRRARLGRTTMAQLNGAVAAGTRTPPVLAGRWSLVPEPVTDATLRAHAWAETLLLRHGVVTRGAVEAEEIPGGFAAVYKVLAQMEDSGRCRRGYFVDGLGAAQFAAGNTIDRLRTFDDTADEAHWPSGADDPTVRVLAATDPANPYGAALPWPAASPSGDGATGGEGTGNGSGHRPGRKAGALVVLVDGVCVLFVERGGRTVLVLDDRDGAVPLAATALAETVKAGAVGPLTVTTLGGEPVHTSPHASAFEAAGFGITPKGLRIRR; encoded by the coding sequence ATGTCCGTCGCCCTGGACCGGTTCCACCCGGCCACCGTCTCCTGGTTCCGTGGCGCGTTCGGCGAGCCCACCGCCGCGCAGTCCGGCGCGTGGGCGGCGCTCGCCGGCGGTGCGCACACCCTGGTCGTGGCGCCCACGGGTTCCGGCAAGACGTTGTCGGCGTTCCTCGCCGCGCTCGACGGGCTGCTCCTGGGCCCGAGCGAACCCGATCCGGGAGGCTCCATCGCGAGCACCCGGGCGTCCGGGCCCGGCACCCGCGTCCTCTACATCTCCCCGCTCAAGGCCCTGGCGGTCGACGTCGAGCGGAATCTCCGGGCGCCGCTCGCGGGGATCGCCCGGGAGGCCGCGGCGCTGGGCGTACAGACGCCGGACGTGACTGTCGGGATCCGGACCGGCGACACCCCGCCGGACGAACGGCGGCGCCAGCGCGCCAGGCCCCCGCACGTCCTCGTCACCACGCCCGAGTCGCTGTTCCTGCTCCTGACCTCGGCGGCCCGCGAGACCCTGACGGGCGTGGACACGGTCATCATCGACGAGATCCACGCGGTCGCCGGAAGCAAGCGCGGGGCGCACCTCGCGCTGAGCCTGGAGCGGCTGGACGAGATGCTCGATGCGCCCGCGCAGCGGGTGGGTTTGTCGGCGACGGTCCGGCCGCACTCCGAGGTGGCCAGATTCCTGGCGGGCGAGCGCCCGGTCACCGTGGTGGCACCGCGATCGGACAAGCGCTTCGAGTTGTCCGTCCGGGTTCCGGTCGAGGACATGGCGGACCTGTCGGCGTCGGCGCCGGAGGTGTCCGCCCCACCGGGCACGCCGGGACAGGGATCGATCTGGCCGCACGTCGAGCGGCAGGTGGTGGACCTGGTCACCGCACACCGTTCGACGATCGTGTTCGTCAACTCCCGCCGCCTGGCCGAGCGACTCACCGCGAGGCTCAACGAGATCCACGCCGAGGACACCGATCCCGGGTCCCTGCCCGCGCCCCCGGCCCGGCCGCCCGCCCAGGTGATGGTGCCCTCGGAGGTCTCGCGGGGGGCGCCGCCCGAGTTGGCGATGGCCCACCACGGGTCGGTGTCCAAGGAGCGCCGGGCACTCATCGAGGACGCCCTGAAATCGGGCCGACTCCGGGCGGTGGTGGCCACCTCGTCTCTCGAGTTGGGCATCGACATGGGCGCGGTGGACCTGGTCATCCAGGTCGAGTCGCCGCCGTCGGTGGCGTCGGGGCTGCAGCGCGTCGGTCGCGCGGGCCACCAGGTCGGCGAGGTCTCCCGGGCGGTGGTGTTCCCCAAGCACCGCGCAGATCTGGTGCACAGCGCGGTGACCGTCGAGCGGATGCTCGAGGGCGCGATCGAGGAGTTGTCGGTCATCGCCAACCCCCTCGACGTCCTGGCCCAGCAGACGGTGGCGGCGTGCGCGCTGGAGCCGATCGACGTCGAGGAGTGGTTCTCGGCCGTCCGGCGCACGGCCCCGTATCAGGGGCTTCCGCGGCCCGCGTTCGAGGCCACGCTCGACATGCTCGCCGGCAAGTATCCGTCCGCCGACTTCGCGGAGTTGCGGCCGCGGCTCGTCTGGGACCGCGACGCGGGCACACTCACCGGCCGTCCCGGCGCCCAGCGTCTCGCCGTCACCTCGGGCGGCACCATCCCGGACCGCGGGTTGTTCGGCGTGTTCATGGTGGGCGAGAAGGCCGCCCGCGTGGGCGAGTTGGACGAGGAGATGGTCTACGAGTCGCGCGTCGGGGACGTCTTCGCGCTCGGCGCCTCGAGTTGGCGGGTCGAGGAGATCACGCACGATCGAGTGCTGGTCACCCCCGCGCCGGGCGGTACCGGCCGGTTGCCGTTCTGGCTCGGCGACGACCAGGGTCGGCCCGCCGAGCTCGGTCGCGCGTTGGGCGGATTCCTGCGCGAGGTGGCGGGCGGAACGGACGCGGAGGTCGCCGCCCGGTTGGACAGCGCCGGACTCGACACCAATGCCGCGACCAATCTCCGCCGATTCCTGACGGAGCAGCGCGAGGCCACGGGCCACGTCCCCAGTGACACCACGCTCGTCGTGGAGCGTTTCCGCGACGAGGTCGGGGACTGGCGGGTGGTGCTCCACTCGCCGTTCGGTGCGCGGGTGCACTGGCCGTGGGCGGAGGCGGTGCGCGCCCGGCTCGCCGCCGCCCACGGGTTCGACGCGGTGCCGGTGGTGTCCGACGACGGCATCATCCTCCGGGTCCCGGACATGGGCGACGACGGCGAGGCGAGCGCACGCCCGGGAGCCGAGACGTTCGCCATCGGGGCCGAGGAGGCGGTGGATCTGGTCACCCGGCACGTGGGCGGGTCCGCGTTGTTCGCCTCCCGCTTCCGTGAGTGTTCGGCGCGCGCCCTGCTCTTCCCCCGGCTCGACCCGGGCCGGCGGGCGCCGTTGTGGCAGCAGCGGCAGAAGTCGGCTCAGTTGCTCGACGTCGCGCGCCGCTACCCGGATTTCCCGATGATCCTCGAGGCGGTGCGCGAGTGCCTGCAGGACGTTTACGACGTGCCCGCCCTCGAGCGGATCCTCAACGAGATCGCCTCGCGGACCGTACGGATCGTCGAGGTGGACACGCCCGGTGCCTCGCCGTTCGCGCAGTCGCTGCTGTTCGACTACGTCGGGGCGTTCCTCTACGAGGGTGACTCGCCGCTGGCGGAGAAGCGGGCTGCGGCGCTCGCCATAGACCCCTCGCTGCTCGGACAGCTCCTGGGACGCGTCGAGCTGCGGGAGCTGCTGGACATCGAGGTCCTGGACTCGATCGAACGGCGCCTACAGCACCTCGAGCCCGAGCGCGCGGCCCGTGACGCCGAGGCCGTGGTCGACCTCCTGCGACTGTTGGGCCCACTCACGGCGGCGGAGATCGCCGCCCGTTCCGCGGATCCCGCGGCCGTCCCCGCCTGGCTCGACTCCCTGGCCGAGGCGTGGCGTGTGGTCACCGTCGAGCACTCCGGCCGGACGTGGTGGGCCGGCGTCGAGGACGTGGCCAGGCTCCGCGACGGGTTGGGTGTCCCGCCGCCGCCGGGGGTGCCGTCGGCGTTCCTCGGCGATGTCGATGACCCCCTCGGCGAGCTCATCCGACGCTTTGCGCGTACACACGGCCCGTTCACCGTCGACGCCGTCGCCGAGCGTTTCGGGCTCGGGGTGGCCGTCGCCCGCGGCGTCCTCGATCGGCTCACCTCCTCCGGCGTGCTGTTGGCCGGTGAGTTCCGCCCGGGTTCGACAGGCCCGGAATGGTGCGACGCCGAGGTCCTGCGGCACATCCGTCGCCGGTCGCTGGCCGCGCTGCGCTCGCAGATCGAACCGGTCTCGCACTCCGCGCTCGGCCGCTTCCTGCCCGGTTGGCAGAGCCTGGGCACCGGGGCGGGCGCGGAGTCCGGTGTGGACGGGGTGCTCGCGGTGATCGAGCAACTCGACGGGCTCGCCCTGCCCGCCTCCGCGCTCGAACCGCTGGTCCTGGCTCTCCGTGTGCGGGACTACTCCCCGACGATGCTCGACGAGCTCCTGGCCGGGGGAGAGGTCATCTGGAGCGGGCGCGGTCGGGCCGGCTCCCGCGACGGATGGGTCTCGCTGCACCCGGCCGATTCAGCCGGTGCGACCCTGCCCCTCGATCGACCGCAGCCGGAGGGGCCGGTCCACCTCGCCGTCGTCGACTCCCTGCGCGGCGGAGCCCTGTTCTTCCGCGACATCGTCGCCAGGGTGAAAGAGGCCACCGCACCGACCGACACCATCACCGAGGCGGTCGTCCGCGACGCGTTGTGGGACCTCGTGTGGGACGGAGTGGTCACCAATGACACCCTCGCGCCACTGCGCGCGGTGCTGGCCGGCGGTGGTTCGTCGGGGTCGGGGACCGCACACCGGTCGCCCCGGGCGTCGGCCCGGCCCCGCCGAGCCCGCCTGGGCAGAACGACCATGGCGCAGCTGAACGGCGCCGTCGCCGCGGGAACCAGGACGCCTCCCGTTCTCGCGGGCCGCTGGTCGCTCGTGCCGGAGCCGGTCACCGACGCGACCCTGCGTGCTCATGCCTGGGCCGAGACGCTGCTGCTGCGTCACGGTGTGGTCACCCGGGGCGCGGTGGAGGCAGAGGAGATCCCCGGCGGGTTCGCGGCCGTGTACAAGGTGCTGGCGCAGATGGAGGATTCGGGTCGCTGCAGGCGCGGGTACTTCGTCGACGGACTCGGGGCCGCCCAGTTCGCCGCCGGTAACACCATCGACCGACTACGGACCTTCGACGACACCGCCGACGAGGCCCACTGGCCGTCCGGGGCGGACGACCCCACCGTCCGGGTTCTCGCCGCGACCGATCCCGCCAATCCGTACGGGGCGGCCCTGCCCTGGCCCGCGGCATCCCCGAGCGGTGACGGGGCTACGGGCGGCGAGGGGACAGGGAACGGGTCCGGACACCGTCCCGGCCGCAAGGCGGGAGCTCTGGTGGTGCTGGTGGACGGTGTGTGCGTGTTGTTCGTGGAGCGGGGCGGGAGGACCGTCCTGGTCCTCGACGACCGGGACGGGGCCGTCCCGCTCGCTGCCACCGCGCTCGCGGAGACAGTGAAGGCGGGCGCGGTGGGGCCCCTCACTGTCACCACGCTCGGCGGGGAGCCCGTCCACACCTCGCCCCATGCCTCAGCGTTCGAAGCCGCTGGTTTCGGCATCACTCCCAAGGGGCTCCGGATCCGGCGCTGA
- a CDS encoding 3'(2'),5'-bisphosphate nucleotidase CysQ, with translation MRDLDDHDLASHLAHGIGDIVRGTRAGGLLHGRSLARVANEVAQNWTDEVLAVHRPDDGTLSEGVADDRSRLSRSRVWIIDVIDGTKEFSTGRSDWSVHVALVVDGHPTVAAVGLPDAGRVFRSDQVDHVDGPHSGTMVISRNNPPAGIHEVADELGLHVRPMGSAGAKMLSVLLGDADVYLHAGGQNEWDQAAPVGVALAAGLHASRIDGSPLEFNKSDTYSPDILVCRPDLTEKVLTVTAGHPVWTA, from the coding sequence ATGCGCGATCTCGATGACCACGACCTGGCCTCCCACCTCGCCCACGGCATCGGGGACATCGTCCGGGGCACCCGCGCGGGCGGCCTGCTGCACGGCCGTTCGCTCGCCCGGGTGGCCAACGAGGTCGCCCAGAACTGGACCGACGAGGTGCTCGCGGTGCACCGTCCGGACGACGGGACACTCTCCGAGGGCGTCGCCGACGACCGCAGTCGGCTCAGCAGGTCTCGGGTGTGGATCATCGACGTGATCGACGGCACCAAGGAGTTCTCCACCGGCCGGTCCGACTGGTCGGTACACGTGGCGCTCGTCGTGGACGGCCACCCCACCGTCGCCGCGGTCGGACTCCCCGACGCCGGCCGGGTCTTCCGCTCGGACCAGGTCGACCACGTCGACGGCCCGCACTCCGGGACCATGGTCATCAGTCGGAACAACCCGCCCGCCGGGATCCACGAGGTCGCCGATGAACTCGGGCTGCACGTACGGCCGATGGGTTCGGCCGGCGCCAAGATGCTCTCCGTGCTCCTCGGCGACGCCGACGTCTACCTCCACGCCGGTGGGCAGAACGAGTGGGACCAGGCGGCGCCCGTCGGCGTGGCGTTGGCCGCCGGGCTGCACGCCTCCCGGATCGACGGGTCACCCCTCGAGTTCAACAAGTCCGACACCTACTCCCCCGACATCCTGGTGTGCCGCCCCGATCTCACGGAGAAGGTGCTGACCGTGACGGCGGGTCACCCGGTCTGGACGGCGTGA
- a CDS encoding thymidylate synthase — protein MTVPTPYEDLLRLVLEQGTPKADRTGTGTRSVFGHQLRYDLAQGFPLITTKRVHFKSVAYELLWFLRGESNVGWLREHDVTIWDEWADDDGELGPVYGVQWRSWPTPDGAHIDQIAAAVELLKTDPDSRRNIVSAWNVSELSDMALPPCHLLFQFYVADGRLSCQLYQRSADLFLGVPFNIASYSLLTHMVAQQVGLEVGEFIWTGGDCHIYDNHVEQVRKQLSRDPYPYPDLRLHRADSLFDYTFEDFEVVGYEHHPGIKAPVAV, from the coding sequence ATGACCGTCCCCACCCCGTACGAGGACCTGCTCCGGTTGGTCCTGGAGCAGGGCACCCCCAAGGCGGACCGCACCGGCACGGGCACACGCAGCGTGTTCGGCCACCAACTGCGTTATGACCTCGCACAGGGGTTTCCGCTGATCACCACCAAGCGCGTGCACTTCAAGTCCGTGGCCTACGAGCTGCTGTGGTTCCTGCGCGGCGAGTCCAACGTCGGGTGGTTGCGCGAGCACGACGTGACCATCTGGGACGAGTGGGCGGACGACGACGGCGAGCTCGGCCCCGTCTACGGCGTGCAGTGGCGCTCGTGGCCCACCCCCGACGGTGCCCACATCGATCAGATCGCCGCGGCGGTGGAGCTGCTGAAGACCGACCCGGACTCGCGGCGCAACATCGTCTCCGCGTGGAACGTCAGCGAGCTGTCGGACATGGCACTGCCGCCCTGCCACCTGCTGTTCCAGTTCTACGTGGCCGACGGCAGGCTCAGCTGTCAGCTGTACCAGCGCAGCGCCGACCTCTTCCTGGGCGTGCCCTTCAACATCGCCTCGTACTCGCTGCTCACCCACATGGTGGCGCAGCAGGTGGGTCTTGAGGTGGGCGAGTTCATCTGGACCGGCGGCGACTGCCACATCTACGACAACCACGTCGAGCAGGTCCGCAAGCAGCTCTCCCGGGACCCCTACCCCTACCCCGATCTGCGGCTCCACAGGGCGGACTCCCTCTTCGACTACACCTTCGAGGACTTCGAGGTCGTCGGTTACGAGCACCACCCGGGCATCAAGGCCCCGGTCGCGGTCTGA
- a CDS encoding dihydrofolate reductase produces MTVRMVWAQARDAVIGDGRDMPWHIPEDLAFFKQATTGRPVVMGRATWESIPERFRPLPGRRNIVCTRDPDWSAEGAERAGSVEAALELAGPDAAVMGGGQIYAAALSAADECLVTEIDADAPGTVLAPELGDAWELVEVGEWITDPRSRVEGYDDEVRHRHTVWRRRQR; encoded by the coding sequence GTGACGGTGCGGATGGTGTGGGCGCAGGCCCGCGACGCGGTGATCGGTGACGGCCGCGACATGCCGTGGCACATCCCCGAGGACCTCGCGTTCTTCAAGCAGGCCACCACCGGGCGGCCCGTCGTGATGGGCCGGGCCACGTGGGAGTCGATCCCGGAGCGGTTCCGTCCCCTACCCGGTCGTCGCAACATCGTGTGCACCCGTGACCCCGACTGGTCGGCGGAGGGGGCCGAGCGGGCCGGGTCGGTGGAGGCCGCCCTGGAACTGGCGGGTCCGGACGCCGCGGTGATGGGCGGCGGTCAAATCTACGCGGCGGCGCTGTCCGCGGCGGACGAGTGCCTGGTCACCGAGATCGACGCCGACGCGCCGGGCACCGTGCTGGCGCCCGAACTGGGCGACGCCTGGGAGCTGGTCGAGGTCGGCGAGTGGATCACCGATCCACGGAGTCGGGTCGAGGGGTACGACGACGAGGTGCGGCACCGACACACCGTGTGGCGTCGCCGGCAGCGCTGA
- a CDS encoding DUF1707 domain-containing protein, translating to MNPEQDNDPRTLAQRRLEAMVGRGELSLAEFSDRAAKIWAATCPAELDVALSGLPADRPGPAQQSRPPATRPGSAITVDESQKRTSVFDTLKREGRWMLPDDYRLTSWLGEIYLDAREAVVDRPRTHLQVDLWGANAKILLPPGVSVSITGNRTMSELKIDEGRYDVHGGPHLDIEINGFMATAKIKILAAGEKIPKTWKWF from the coding sequence ATGAACCCGGAGCAGGACAACGACCCGCGGACCCTGGCGCAGCGGCGACTCGAGGCGATGGTGGGGCGTGGTGAGCTGTCGCTCGCCGAGTTCTCGGACCGCGCCGCCAAGATCTGGGCCGCGACCTGCCCCGCCGAACTCGACGTGGCACTGAGCGGTCTCCCCGCCGATCGGCCCGGCCCCGCACAGCAGTCCCGCCCGCCGGCCACCCGGCCCGGCAGCGCGATCACGGTCGACGAGAGCCAGAAGAGGACCTCTGTCTTCGACACGCTCAAGCGCGAGGGGCGCTGGATGCTGCCGGACGACTACCGACTGACGTCCTGGCTCGGTGAGATCTACCTCGACGCCCGGGAGGCCGTCGTCGACCGCCCACGGACCCACCTCCAGGTGGACCTGTGGGGCGCCAACGCGAAGATCCTGCTCCCGCCCGGGGTGTCAGTGTCGATCACCGGCAACCGGACCATGAGCGAACTGAAGATCGACGAGGGACGCTACGACGTCCACGGCGGCCCACACCTGGATATCGAGATCAACGGGTTCATGGCCACGGCCAAGATCAAGATCCTCGCAGCGGGGGAGAAGATCCCCAAGACGTGGAAGTGGTTCTAG
- a CDS encoding DUF302 domain-containing protein — MDIGIGTYTEMEFDEAVEATRAALADRGFGILHEIDFTATLKNKIDKDIERVLILGACNPGFAGKAFDVSKDVALMIPCNVVIRESGGGCVIEAQNPDLLSQVISGGLQDLADELAADMRSMMKDLTR; from the coding sequence ATGGACATCGGAATCGGCACGTACACCGAGATGGAGTTCGACGAGGCGGTCGAGGCGACCCGGGCAGCGCTCGCCGATCGTGGATTCGGGATCCTCCACGAGATCGACTTCACGGCCACCCTGAAGAACAAGATCGACAAGGACATCGAGCGCGTCCTCATCCTCGGCGCCTGCAACCCCGGGTTCGCGGGGAAGGCCTTCGACGTGAGCAAGGACGTGGCCCTGATGATCCCGTGCAACGTGGTCATCCGCGAGTCCGGCGGCGGCTGCGTGATCGAGGCGCAGAATCCGGATCTCCTCTCGCAGGTCATCTCCGGTGGCCTCCAGGACCTGGCCGACGAACTGGCAGCCGACATGCGCTCGATGATGAAGGACCTCACGCGCTGA
- a CDS encoding metal-sensitive transcriptional regulator encodes MKAVPDRAVPERAASEPRQQVLNRLRRARGQLNAVIDMVEQERSCKEIVTQLAAVSKALDRAGFKIISENIQECIARDGEPGADGVDLPELEKLFLSLA; translated from the coding sequence GTGAAAGCTGTGCCCGACCGGGCGGTGCCCGAAAGGGCCGCGTCCGAGCCCCGCCAGCAGGTCCTCAACCGGCTCCGCCGGGCGCGTGGCCAGCTCAACGCGGTGATCGACATGGTCGAGCAGGAGCGCTCGTGCAAGGAGATCGTCACCCAGCTCGCGGCGGTGTCCAAGGCGCTGGACCGTGCGGGGTTCAAGATCATCAGCGAGAACATCCAGGAGTGCATCGCCCGCGACGGCGAACCCGGGGCGGACGGGGTCGACCTGCCCGAACTCGAGAAACTGTTCCTCTCGCTCGCCTGA
- a CDS encoding NDMA-dependent alcohol dehydrogenase gives MKTKAAIARELGKPFEIVEAELDGPNFGEVLVKWKVAGLCHSDLHITSGDLPGRLPIVGGHEGAGVVEAVGEGVTHVQPGDHVVGSFIPACGKCSACARGMTNLCDGGLNGTIGEMADGRYPFKLDNGETAGAMCTLGTFSQYTVANMNSVVKVQDWIPFEVAALVGCGVTTGWGSAVYSADVRAGDTVVVFGIGGIGINAIQGAKHAGARFILAIDTDESKLAKAKEFGATHVYTDVDEAKAELPGLTWGTMAEKAIITIGVADAKVTADATDMVGKRGVVVLTSMGGLDNQSITLPGLFVSQYEKVIKGSLFGSANAFHDIPNILRLWDEKQLKLDELITHRFTLDQVNEGYEIMEKGGEGMVRGIIVHDD, from the coding sequence TTGAAGACCAAGGCCGCCATCGCCCGCGAGCTCGGCAAGCCGTTCGAGATCGTCGAGGCCGAGCTCGACGGACCGAACTTCGGCGAGGTGCTCGTCAAGTGGAAGGTCGCCGGACTCTGCCACTCCGACCTGCACATCACCAGCGGCGACCTGCCCGGTCGCCTGCCGATCGTCGGGGGTCACGAGGGGGCGGGCGTCGTCGAGGCTGTCGGCGAGGGCGTCACCCACGTCCAGCCCGGTGACCACGTCGTGGGGTCCTTCATCCCCGCCTGTGGCAAGTGTTCGGCCTGTGCGCGCGGCATGACCAACCTCTGCGACGGCGGCCTCAACGGCACCATCGGTGAGATGGCCGACGGCCGCTACCCGTTCAAGCTGGACAACGGCGAGACCGCCGGTGCCATGTGCACCCTGGGGACGTTCTCGCAGTACACCGTGGCCAACATGAACTCGGTGGTCAAGGTCCAGGACTGGATTCCCTTCGAGGTGGCGGCGCTGGTCGGCTGTGGCGTCACCACCGGCTGGGGTTCCGCCGTCTACTCGGCCGACGTCCGGGCCGGCGACACCGTCGTCGTCTTCGGTATCGGCGGGATCGGGATCAACGCCATCCAGGGTGCCAAGCACGCCGGTGCGCGCTTCATCCTCGCCATCGACACCGACGAGTCGAAGCTGGCCAAGGCCAAGGAGTTCGGCGCCACCCACGTCTACACGGACGTGGACGAGGCCAAGGCCGAGCTCCCGGGGCTGACCTGGGGCACGATGGCGGAGAAGGCCATCATCACCATCGGGGTGGCCGACGCGAAGGTCACCGCCGACGCGACCGACATGGTCGGCAAGCGCGGCGTCGTGGTCCTGACCTCCATGGGTGGCCTCGACAACCAGTCCATCACCCTGCCCGGGCTGTTCGTCTCGCAGTACGAGAAGGTCATCAAGGGCTCACTCTTCGGCTCCGCGAACGCTTTCCACGACATCCCCAACATCCTGCGGCTGTGGGACGAGAAGCAGCTCAAGCTGGACGAGCTGATCACGCATCGCTTCACGCTGGACCAGGTCAACGAGGGCTACGAGATCATGGAGAAGGGCGGCGAGGGGATGGTCCGCGGGATCATCGTCCACGACGACTGA
- the trxA gene encoding thioredoxin, with the protein MSTVDITTAEFEKTVTDNDIVLVDFWAEWCGPCKAFGPVFEKVSGKNPEVTFAKVDTDAEQQLGAMLQIQSIPTLMAFREGIAVFRHSGAIPEQALDDLVEQIKGLDMDEVRKAVEDAQAQQGDAQP; encoded by the coding sequence ATGAGCACCGTCGACATCACGACCGCCGAGTTCGAGAAGACCGTCACCGACAACGACATCGTCCTGGTGGACTTCTGGGCCGAGTGGTGTGGCCCGTGCAAGGCCTTCGGTCCGGTCTTCGAGAAGGTCTCGGGCAAGAACCCCGAGGTGACCTTTGCCAAGGTGGACACCGACGCCGAGCAGCAGCTCGGGGCGATGTTGCAGATCCAGTCCATCCCGACGCTCATGGCGTTCCGCGAGGGCATCGCGGTGTTCCGCCACTCGGGAGCGATCCCGGAGCAGGCACTGGACGACCTGGTCGAACAGATCAAGGGGCTCGACATGGACGAGGTCCGCAAGGCCGTCGAGGACGCCCAGGCGCAGCAGGGCGACGCCCAGCCCTGA
- a CDS encoding alpha/beta fold hydrolase, protein MSRTETICEPRQFTVERDGGVTLVGEVWEPAGPAGEALDPVEEILMLHGGAQTRHAWSRAARRLSGEGYRVTAMDARGHGDSDWDPEGDYDIHRLAADLEAIVAERFPSRRPVIVGASLGGMTAMLSLGTGKDVARALVLVDVTPKLEAKGVERVGEFMRSGFDGFASLEEAAEAIAAYQPQRKRPPNPEGLRKNLRMRDDGRWHWHWDPRFAGGASAQNAEMGNAFFENLVPHITQPTLLIRGSASDIVSDESVRHLRELLPHAYTMEVPDAGHMVAGDDNAVFLDQLEKFLTEVLDSPPRPGA, encoded by the coding sequence ATGTCGAGGACCGAGACGATCTGCGAACCACGGCAGTTCACGGTGGAACGCGACGGCGGAGTGACGCTGGTCGGAGAGGTGTGGGAGCCGGCGGGTCCGGCCGGAGAGGCACTCGATCCGGTCGAGGAGATCCTCATGCTGCACGGAGGTGCCCAGACCCGGCACGCGTGGAGCCGCGCCGCGCGGCGGCTGTCGGGGGAGGGCTACAGGGTCACCGCGATGGACGCCCGCGGTCACGGGGACAGCGACTGGGATCCGGAGGGGGACTACGACATCCACCGTCTGGCCGCCGACCTCGAGGCGATCGTCGCCGAGCGGTTCCCCTCACGGCGCCCGGTGATCGTCGGCGCCTCCCTCGGCGGGATGACCGCGATGCTCTCGCTGGGCACCGGCAAGGACGTCGCCCGCGCGCTCGTGTTGGTGGACGTCACCCCGAAGCTCGAGGCCAAGGGCGTCGAGCGGGTCGGGGAGTTCATGCGTTCCGGATTCGACGGGTTCGCGAGCCTCGAGGAGGCGGCCGAGGCGATCGCCGCCTACCAGCCGCAGCGCAAGCGACCGCCGAACCCCGAGGGCCTGCGCAAGAACCTGCGGATGCGGGACGACGGACGCTGGCACTGGCACTGGGATCCCCGATTCGCGGGAGGCGCCTCCGCCCAGAACGCCGAGATGGGCAACGCCTTCTTCGAGAACCTCGTCCCGCACATCACCCAGCCGACCCTGCTCATCCGGGGCTCGGCATCCGACATCGTCAGCGACGAGTCCGTGCGGCATCTGCGCGAGCTGCTCCCGCACGCGTACACGATGGAGGTGCCCGACGCCGGGCACATGGTGGCGGGGGACGACAACGCCGTCTTCCTCGACCAGCTCGAGAAGTTCCTCACCGAGGTCCTCGACTCGCCGCCTCGCCCAGGAGCATGA